The genomic stretch CTGTGAACTTGTTTTCTGTGGTCTGAAGCTAAATCAGCTCTTTAATTTTCAGGAATCGCCTTGAAACCACGCGTACTTCATGGGATTCAATCATCGATTGCTGTACAAAACTTAACTCTAGTTCGCTCTATTTTTCTCTCTGTCTTCTTTCATGTAGTGTGAACATTAACAAAACAATGTTTTTCCTAGGAATTTATGTCCAAGTTAACTTCAAAGCTGAAGGATCCCTCTGGGGAGTCAGCTACGTCAAATCCTACTGCTGGCCCGTTCCCTACCAATGAACGAACGCTCAATGGTATGTCCATGGATCTAGAGGCTAAGGCAGTGAAAAGTAATTTGCTCGATACTTCAAGCAGTCAAATACCAGAAGTACAACCAACTCATGGACTGTATGGCCAGCATGGGATGCAATCAGAGTTAATAACAGGAAGTCGAACTGAAAAGGTCATTGCCAACTTTCTGCAGAGTCCATTGTTCCAGAACGATACAAACACCGGTATCAGGGATGCAGTATGTGCTTGAACCTCACCTCTATGTTCTCTCTAACATATATCATACATTGTGAATTAGTGATATACTATATGCTGCAGCTATGTCTTCTGCTACTCGCTTGTACATACATTGTTATGTGATGGGCATTATGAACACTGTTTTTTTTCTGCAGGCTGTAAATTTGCATGGGATGGATAACGTACTTCAGTTGGTGAGTTCAGTCACACTTTTAATGCTCCTGGTGCATAGTTCGTAACTCTAGTCTAAGGCATAGTTCTATCCTTGTTCTTCTGTCAGATATGTTTTACTCATTCACACTTTTAATGATGTTTATAGCCTATTTAACAAGTAAATTATTACTTACATCTCAACGAACAATAGAGGTTTACTAGGATGGTTATTATTGTAGGAATAGGGTGGTTATTGTTTGCAAATCGTATTATTATACAATTGTTTGTCTTTCATTAGCTGACTACTAATTACTTCTGCATTTCTTGCTTACCCAGGTACTGAAGCACCAAAGAGTCATCGAAGAATTGCAAGAAGAGAATGAAAAGCTGCGTCAGGTGCTCATAGAGGAACTTAAGGTTTCACCATTGAAATTACAGCCGGATCGAACAAATGGAGTGAAGACCTATAATCCATGCTCGGAGTGCTTTGACTGCCGCCGCCGAAGTCGGAAGTCAAACAGATAGCGGCAGTTGCCCCTAGTTATTTTTGGTAGAGTTTAGCTATGTTTCCACTAGCTGAAGATCTCACTGGAGCGACAGTATTAGCCAATCTGCATGACATCGACAAGAACCGCCACGCTAGCTCTTTTTGTTGAGGCACTCTCTCTGATGTACATTTGAACTCTGTTCTTTTGGCTCAGAATAGGTGACTTTTAGCTGTGATTGCCTTGATTATACTGAACCTACACGCTGAACTTTTTGTACAACGAGCGATGTGGCATGTGCACCAAAGTAAGACACAGGACAATTGTAATAGTCCTATAATTTTCTTTCTATCTTTTCCTACAGACGAAAACACCAGATGGTACCAAGTAGGTTTGTTAGCATAAACACCAGATTCTGCTGAAACGTTAGTTACGCCTAACATGAGGCAATGAGAAATCTGGTTACTCCTCGCTTCGAGTTGGCCAATCCAGCATCGGCATTGCTCATGCGACCCAGCAGGAAGGTGTTGGTGCCATAGGACCATTCTTCCGgacaccactccaccaacatcATCTGCAGAGGAACCACTTTGTGGGGTGCAGAGGAACTTCACGATACATCCCAAACCCACAAGGTTGAAGCTAGTCTATAGCATGGCATCACGTCACTAGATTCCTCCCTCGCCCTGGGGCATTGTTCCTTTTTTTTTCCCCTTCGGAGATACAACGATTCCTACATTTTCTAGTTTTTTTGTGCACCATGCCTTATCTACGGTATGTATTGTGCCTCTGAGTTTGTCCTCCACTTCTGCCAAAAAAAATTGAGTTTATCCTCCACACCAACCAAAGTACCCATCCACCGTGCCATATTGTTGCCCATAATGGCTAGGCCCACATCAAGATTACAGAAGAATTATGGGCATGTTGAGTTTGGACAAATAATTAACAACATTTGAAGGGAAATTTAGGTTTCATTAACAAATTGATGCACTCAAGTACTCAACCAATCTATTACCGTGTGGTGGCATGTAGACCGTTCTCTATTCCTAAAGCATGACATAACACTAGAGCATTGTGTGTTGTCCCATCCCAACGAGCCAACACGTATGTGCACCAAAGATCAAATCAACAACATAAATCATATTTTGAGTAGTATGTTTCTTTCTACTTCATCCTCGATACCCTTTGCAATGTAGGCTCGCACATGTGAACCATCAATAGCTTCAATACAATCCTATTAGGTGAAAAGAAAAAATAGTTTTGGATCTAAACATCTTTATGCTTACAGATAAACTGGTTTACTCGATCTCAGACCTTGAAATATGGATTCATGTGGTTCTCTTCTATGATGTCTTCCTAACAAGTTCATCGCATAGCTCACTCAGAGGATTCTTTGAAATAGTGGCTATTGGCTAACAACTTCACTAGATTTACCAAAATCGTCACCAATTACCCTATTATGACTGTTGTGTCTAACAATGTGTAAAAACACAACTACATGTTGCTCAGCAAATATATGTACCGTGACCTTGAATAATTGGTTGACCCTAAGGAGTTGACAACATCGGAAAAAAGGTGTTCTACAAAGCCTAAAGATGTTTCACACAAGTGTGTCATTCTTTTATATTTCTTATCTAGATACCATCTTGTCGGACATTTATTTCATCTATTGGTCCATAGATAATGATTTCTCAATATTATTTTTTTCGAGATTGCACAACCAAAGTAAACACTGAGAGAAACATATATTCCACTACCAAACTAATTAGCATACTTGTCTTGTTGTCCTCCACAACTGAAGGTACTAAAGAAATTAACTTCTTCaattcagcaaaaaaaaaaaattctaaactcGCGCATTCGGAAACGGAGGATTGTCCGGGAGGCTCTCACCGATAGACAGTGGATTGCTGACATGCGTGGGGCTTTCAGCACCTTGGCGTTGTGGCAATACATCTAGGTTTGGCGATTGACGCGGGGAAGTCGGTTTGTTGACACTCGTGACAAGCTGTTGTGGCGGTGGACGACAGATGGTGTTTACACGACTGCTTCAGTAATGTTCCAGGGATCGGTCTGGTCTTCATCTTGGGAACTAACCTGGAAGTCTTGGGACCCCAAGGGTCAAGTTCTTTATATGGTTGGCATGTCAGGACCGCTGTTGGACAGTAGATCGACTTGCTCGACGCGGCTTGCAACATCCTCCCAGATGATGCGTCCTCTGCGACCATGAGATGGAAACTATGGAGCACATCCTAGTCAGATGCCCCTACTCTCGGATCACCTGGCACGGAGGTATTGTCCTGGATTCGATCGTCGGCGGCAATTCCGGCTGAGGGGGTTTTGTTCGTTGATTGGTGAGATACAACCGCCCGAGCTTCCCGGCGGCCCGTAAGGGCATCTCCTCGGCGATAATGCTCACGGCTTGGTGGCTATGGAAGCGGCGCAACACTATCATCTTCGATGGCGCGCGACCCGACCTCACGGCTTGCTTGACACGATAAAGGCGGATGCCAAATCGTGGGCGACAACGGGGATTTCGGGGCTTGCAGCACTGCTCCCCACAGCTTAGTGTGTAGTGTGTCGTGTTGTACTCAGGTGTGGCATCTCTAGGCTTGTATCAAACTctctctatcaatgcatcgaaacgcgagcttttgcgttttctcgaagaaAAAAACATAGCATACAACACAATAGACACATCTTATATGTTGCATCACCGATAATAAAATAGAGTTTATACCAATGTATGTTGCAGTTGTGTCTTATGGTACTCAATTTTAGTTGTACAAACATTGTTAGGATACACATTATGAACACTCGTTTGTTTATTTATTATCTCTACAAGATTTAAATTTGCATGAGATTGATAACATACTGCAGTTCGTGAGTTTACTCACACTAAATGTTCCCTATGCATACTTTCTACTTCTAGTCTAAGGCTTAGTAGTTAGTAGCCATATCACTGCCCTTCCTGTCAGGTATGTTAAATGATTTGCGCCTGTGTGGCCCTAAAATAATGTACTTATTTAGTGAGTAAACTATATTGTGTGTCTTGAGTTCATCCTCCACTTATGCCAAACATATAGTTCATCCCCCACAACAAACAAAATACCGAACAACCATATCCCCACATCACATAATAAGCAAACCAGCATCAAGAATATAGAGAAGTGTTATGGGCCTGTTGGGTTAGTGTGCATTTGATAGCTTTCATCAAGCACCTATGGCAGAGAAACATCTATCTCTAGGAACAAACCCTGATAAGATATATGCCTCGCCGTTTGGTTGTACGCATTGCATGAGACAAGGTGCAAGCTACCTCCTCGTGTTAGTTGCATGCACCGGTGCGTTTTGGCTATGCAAATGCAAACCGTATTTGATTGGTTGCCTGCACAAGAGTGTTGTGACAGCCTGTTCTCAACTATGGTGATTTTACCACCTCATTTGAATACACAAACTACCTCATATAGCATCAAaacacaatcaaaataataaataacATAAATTAGCATCACCTTTGCCCCACCACAAACTTACAACAGGGGTCTTACACACCCTAATACATAAGACTCATCAAATTCATTGTTCAACCAACAGATACAACAAAATCAGGAGCTTCTCTATATACCCTCTAATCATCCAACAGACAACTTAACTCAAGAGCTACTATATTCCCTTATCAGCAACCAACATACTTCAAGAACTAGTTGTGCTCGAGCAACGCCCTCTGAGAGAGGAGGTATTGACATTGTACTGGTTGTCGGATACTAGTGTTGGGCCTTCAGCAAGTTATGATTGCCGCAAGAGGTTCAATCGATTCTTTTTTCGGTGTCACCATCCATATTAATTTTGTTTTTAAGCCACTCTCCCACAAAAATAGTCACGGTTGAAGTGATTATGTATTTAATGATTGGCCAGATCTGATTTTGCCCTTTTTTTCCTTGTGTATGTGTTGTAGTCAAGGAAGCCAATGTTAAAAATGTTGAAGCGAGCATTGGTTGAGAAGTTGGTATAGGACTTGGCTATGTAGTACATTTTTTTACACCCATGTAGAGGTAATATGTTCTCTATAAACTAAAGATATGACCATAAATGGAGCAAATGGGTACAAGAATAATGACCTACAAAGGAATATAATTCGTACCATGAAAAAACATATCATTTCTACTAGTCAAATTGACCAAATAACGGGCAAATGCTCCCACGCTAATGATAATTTTATACTTATGATCTATTCCATGTAACCAATTGCCAAATTGTTTGCAACCGCGTAGAGAATACAAGTTAGAAGCCACTTGGATGATTGGCCATATAGAGCTTGCGAACTTACTCTAGAAAAATAAGGTTTAATTGTCTCATCATGGTGACTAAATCTGCAATGTAAAATCCCATGCTAATTATACTTTGCTAGGTCGTCCTTGGTAAGAATTATACATTTATGGAGGTGCCATGCGGAAATTTTAATTTTCAGCGGCACATTTATTTTCCAGACTTCTTTGTTACGATCGAGGATCGACTACTACTTCTGAATGGACTTGTGTTGTACGTAGAATCCACTGAGAATTTTTCATTCACATGTATATTTCAGCGAAATTCATTAGTCCATTACGACAATTGAACATTTGCCAACCGCCCAAGAAGAGTGTTCCGTGTCGCAAGGCTAGGTCTGGTTAAATCTCGCATGAACATCAGATTTGGTGAAGATGTCTCCAAAACCATGGAGTGATTGTGTGGCTTTTATGATGACCGATATTGTATAAAGTTAGATATTGTTTTCAAAGGGTGGTATTTCTTAACCACTTATACTCTCAGAATTCGATTTCCGAGTTGTCATTAATATTAAATGATCCAAAGCAAAAGAAATGTTTCTTGGTTGCCATTACACCATCACAGAAGTGTGAATCTCCTGGCTTCCAGAACACCTGGACATCCGGATCGAACAAATGGAGTGAAGACCTACTGTCCATGCATGCTCGAAGTGCTTTGATTGCCACCGCCGGAGTCGGAAAACAGATAGGAGCAGTTGCTCCTAGTTATTTTTGGTAGAGTTTGGCTATGTTTCTACTAGCTGAATATTTCACTGGAACAATAGTACTTGCCAATCTGTATGACATCCTTCAACAAGAACCGCCACGCTAGCTCTTTTTGTTGAGGCACTGCTATCTGACGTGTATTTGAACTATGTTCCTTTGGTTCAGTAGTTGACTTTTACTTGTGATTGCCTTGATTATACTGCGCCTACACGGTGAAATTTTGCGTAGCTTTGATACGTCAAAATAATTTGTTGGTAAACGAGTCAACGAACGATGTGGCATGTGCACTGAAGAAAGATATTCCTTTTGTTCCACATGAGGGGCATCACTTCGAGCTTCTTGAGTACTTCTACTACTACTCCCTCctgtcggatttaatcgacggaGAGGGAACCTGCACATGCATGTTGTTACTCCTATGCATGCGTCAATTAATTGAGACCTGAGGTAGTACTTATCACAGCGTGTGAGGGAGGAAGCTA from Lolium rigidum isolate FL_2022 chromosome 4, APGP_CSIRO_Lrig_0.1, whole genome shotgun sequence encodes the following:
- the LOC124708893 gene encoding uncharacterized protein LOC124708893, whose translation is MASPRERRLPPAPAFRMENPFSVKVLQVFTGAGVGCGVGVGVGRPIYLGMIPGLQQVMSATRGATDSFSGVTRHVNAAIRKAGLKNVEAGIGCGVGIGHGFGIGIALKPRVLHGIQSSIAEFMSKLTSKLKDPSGESATSNPTAGPFPTNERTLNGMSMDLEAKAVKSNLLDTSSSQIPEVQPTHGLYGQHGMQSELITGSRTEKVIANFLQSPLFQNDTNTGIRDAAVNLHGMDNVLQLVLKHQRVIEELQEENEKLRQVLIEELKVSPLKLQPDRTNGVKTYNPCSECFDCRRRSRKSNR